From the Brassica napus cultivar Da-Ae chromosome A8, Da-Ae, whole genome shotgun sequence genome, one window contains:
- the LOC106393106 gene encoding spermidine sinapoyl-CoA acyltransferase-like has translation MPTQKSSSIPLMVKKKLTEMVKPPKLIPSHTLSLSTLDNAPYNEVMYKMCYVFKPRNVGYDDNQPDYLVREALSVLLGYYYPLSGTLKRRDTDRKLQLSCGSDGGGVAFTVATANVELSSLKYLENIDSDMALKFLPEVQVDKDGYPPFALQVTNFKCGGFILGVALPHSMCDGFGEGHIMCALTELAGGKNMPTVTPVWERERLVGRPKDNDQVPFVPEGDTATSPYLPTDDWVSEKISIRAESIRRLKEATLKEYDFSNEALTTFEVIGAYLWKSRVKALSLDRDGVTSLGLAVGIRNAVNPPLPDGYYGNAYIDMYVSLTVKEVEEFTISDIVKLLKQAKRKAHDKDYLQEELANTESIISMNLTIKGRFCLTDWRNIGIFGSMDFGWGEPVNIVPVVPPEIARILGIVMPASRLEPSMVGGVQVMITLPRAAMVKFKEEMNSVN, from the exons atgccgACTCAAAAAAGCTCATCGATCCCTTTAATGGTCAAGAAAAAACTCACCGAAATGGTGAAACCCCCGAAACTCATACCTTCACATACTCTTTCCCTTTCAACACTTGACAATGCTCCTTACAACGAAGTTATGTACAAGATGTGTTACGTTTTCAAACCCAGGAACGTCGGTTATGATGATAACCAGCCGGATTATTTGGTTAGGGAGGCTTTGTCTGTTCTTCTTGGCTACTACTACCCACTTTCAGGGACTTTGAAGCGGAGGGACACTGATCGGAAGCTTCAGCTGAGTTGTGGCAGCGACGGGGGCGGTGTGGCGTTCACGGTGGCTACTGCTAACGTAGAGCTTTCTTCTTTGAAGTATCTAGAGAACATTGACTCAGATATGGCCTTGAAGTTTTTGCCAGAGGTTCAAGTGGATAAGGATGGTTATCCACCTTTTGCGTTGCAG GTGACCAACTTTAAATGTGGAGGATTCATCTTGGGGGTTGCTCTGCCGCATTCAATGTGCGATGGATTTGGAGAGGGACATATCATGTGCGCCTTGACAGAGTTGGCCGGCGGAAAGAATATGCCGACGGTGACACCGGTTTGGGAAAGAGAGAGACTCGTGGGAAGGCCTAAAGACAACGATCAAGTTCCCTTTGTTCCCGAAGGCGATACGGCTACTTCACCCTACCTACCGACTGATGATTGG GTAAGTGAGAAAATAAGTATCAGAGCTGAGAGTATAAGAAGACTGAAAGAAGCTACACTGAAAGAGTATGACTTCTCTAATGAGGCACTCACTACTTTCGAAGTTATAGGAGCTTATTTGTGGAAGTCAAGAGTTAAAGCTCTGAGTTTGGATCGCGATGGAGTCACATCTTTGGGTTTAGCTGTAGGAATCCGAAACGCAGTGAATCCACCTTTGCCCGACGGATACTATGGTAATGCATACATAGACATGTATGTATCATTAACCGTTAAAGAAGTAGAAGAGTTTACCATCTCTGACATCGTGAAGCTCTTAAAACAAGCAAAAAGAAAGGCTCACGATAAAGATTATCTCCAAGAAGAGCTTGCCAACACTGAAAGTATCATCAGTATGAATTTAACGATCAAAGGTAGATTTTGTTTGACGGACTGGAGGAACATTGGGATTTTTGGATCGATGGATTTCGGGTGGGGTGAGCCGGTGAATATTGTCCCGGTGGTCCCACCAGAGATAGCCAGAATTCTTGGTATCGTCATGCCAGCGTCGAGGTTAGAACCTTCGATGGTAGGAGGGGTTCAAGTCATGATTACGTTGCCAAGAGCTGCAATGGTTAAGTTTAAAGAAGAGATGAATTCTGTAAACTGA